From a region of the Podospora pseudopauciseta strain CBS 411.78 chromosome 7 map unlocalized CBS411.78m_7, whole genome shotgun sequence genome:
- the LCB2 gene encoding serine palmitoyltransferase component (BUSCO:EOG09260Z3X; EggNog:ENOG503NUSV; COG:E): protein MPRKLTNPFSTSSMPQSERAGERRASHSKGNRLVGFFSSKAKEQSHSQQQSSVSSPSAMSLPTISLSAAAAGEQHLDEPPTTLFEPPSADEARKEERAASQFGPLLHPTHRHVSQSFGQPLETPIEDEPPYYFVLTTYLSYLILIFCGHIRDFFGKRFGNKKHYQTLKAQNGYAPLNDDFDNFYVRRLKLRLDDCFARPTTGVPGRFITLMDRKSDDFNRTYKFTGTYTQTLNMSSYNYLGFAQSDGPCADAVEECVRKYGLSSASPRADSGTNDLAVEVEREVAQFVGKPAAMVFSMGFVTNAGSFPALVSKGCLILSDELNHASIRIGARLSGAVIRSFKHNDIGDLEAKLREAISQGQPRTHRPWKKILVAVEGLYSMEGTMVDLPGVLALKKKYKFFLYVDEAHSIGALGPRGRGVCDYFGVDPAEIDILMGTLTKSFGANGGYVAAEKHIIDKLRSTNAATLLGESPAPSVLMQILASLRIITGELAPGQGEERLQRIAFNSRYLRLGLKRLGYIVYGHDDSPIIPIMLYHPAKIAAFSHEMLKRKISVVVVGYPATPLISSRARFCVSSAHNKEDLDRVLAACDEVGDIIQIKYSTGLAGGAEPLPEGVTPEMEKEWRKANGLEGVIKPPRWKLEDVLARGVQDAKVPLR, encoded by the coding sequence ATGCCGCGAAAGCTCACAAACCCTTTCTCGACCAGCAGTATGCCACAGTCAGAAAGGGCTGGGGAGCGACGGGCCTCACACTCCAAGGGCAACCGCCTCGTTGGTTTCTTCTCGTCCAAGGCTAAGGAGCAATCGCATTCTCAACAGCAGTCGTCTGTCTCGTCGCCCTCGGCCATGTCGCtgcccaccatctccctctcggccgccgctgccggAGAGCAGCACCTCGACGAGCCCCCGACCACTCTGTTCGAGCCTCCTTCGGCCGACGAGGCCCGCAAGGAAGAGCGCGCCGCGTCCCAGTTTGGCCCCCTGCTTCATCCGACTCACCGGCACGTCAGCCAGAGCTTCGGCCAACCGCTCGAGACCCCGATCGAGGATGAGCCTCCCTATTACTTTGTCCTTACCACCTATCTCAGCTACCTAATCCTAATCTTCTGCGGCCATATTCGCGACTTCTTCGGCAAGCGCTTCGGCAACAAGAAGCACTACCAGACCCTCAAGGCCCAGAACGGATATGCGCCTCTTAATGATGACTTTGACAACTTCTACGTCCGGAGACTGAAGCTCCGCCTGGACGACTGCTTCGCCAGACCTACTACCGGTGTTCCTGGCCGCTTCATCACCCTCATGGATCGCAAGTCGGACGACTTCAACCGCACCTACAAGTTCACTGGCACCTACACTCAGACCCTCAACATGAGCTCCTACAACTACCTCGGTTTCGCCCAGTCCGACGGTCCCTGCGCCGACGCGGTGGAGGAATGTGTGCGCAAGTATGGCCTTAGCTCTGCCAGCCCCCGTGCTGATTCTGGTACCAACGATCTTGCCGTCGAGGTGGAGCGCGAGGTGGCCCAGTTTGTTGGCAAGCCTGCCGCCATGGTCTTCTCCATGGGTTTCGTCACCAACGCCGGCTCTTTCCCTGCTCTGGTGTCCAAGGGCTGCCTGATCCTCTCTGACGAGCTCAACCACGCCTCGATTCGCATTGGTGCCCGTCTCTCTGGCGCTGTTATTCGCTCGTTCAAGCACAACGACATCGGCGATCTCGAGGCCAAGCTTCGTGAGGCTATTTCTCAGGGCCAACCCCGCACTCACCGCCCCTGGAAGAAGATTCtcgttgctgttgagggtCTGTACTCGATGGAGGGTACCATGGTGGATCTCCCCGGTGTTTTGGCTCTCAAGAAGAAGTACAAGTTCTTCCTGTATGTCGACGAGGCTCACAGTATCGGTGCCCTCGGCCCCCGCGGCCGCGGTGTTTGCGACTACTTCGGTGTGGATCCGGCCGAGATTGATATCCTCATGGGTACTTTGACCAAGTCCTTCGGCGCCAACGGTGGTTATGTTGCTGCCGAGAAGCACATCATCGACAAGCTCAGAAGCACAAACGCCGCCACTCTCCTCGGCGAATCCCCTGCTCCCTCTGTTCTCATGCAAATCCTGGCTTCCCTCCGTATCATCACCGGCGAACTTGCACCTGGTCAGGGTGAGGAGCGTCTCCAGCGCATTGCCTTCAACTCTCGCTACCTTCGTCTTGGGTTGAAGCGTCTCGGCTACATCGTCTACGGCCACGACGACTCGCCCATCATTCCCATCATGCTTTACCACCCCGCCAAGATCGCCGCTTTCAGTCACGAGATGCTCAAGCGCAAGATCTCggtcgtcgttgttggcTACCCCGCCACTCCTCTCATCAGCTCCCGCGCCCGTTTCTGCGTATCTTCGGCTCACAACAAGGAGGATCTGGACCGTGTTCTTGCTGCTTGCGACGAGGTTGGTGACATTATCCAGATCAAGTACTCCACCGGTTTGGCTGGCGGTGCTGAGCCTCTGCCGGAAGGTGTCACCCcagagatggagaaggagtgGCGCAAGGCCAACGGTCTGGAAGGTGTCATCAAGCCCCCAAGGTGGAAGCTCGAGGACGTGCTGGCGCGCGGTGTACAAGATGCCAAGGTACCCTTGAGATAA
- a CDS encoding uncharacterized protein (COG:S; EggNog:ENOG503P0UZ) has protein sequence MAKPSKKKQQTLEATLGRPRVKPAVITPRKANPTKGSPSKNSVIAMPPPPSAAASSSSPGGNFMTSSQVILSSAKKTRSRPSLAYPKELDQSSSATEDEPPVSSTRQTSKGKEKAIVICEDDDDDEDERPTKRGKSRGKPASISSSSASPSPVKESTPKQKQQAPADSDEESDDLPIVTPVSSRVNRKRRLAVDSDDSDDMPLVSSPVKKRKLIRRGSSPVKQQQSDSDEEEVVAPTPRLRSSQTPRKPLSAKEKAREMLRRRRAGETIVEEDGEEEEHEEEDVEPRKALYDTDSDHLALSEFEDEEDEQENEVEAPEPSEPDGKKKRKKDKKKKKKKLKALKGDSDDEGTEAEAEDLDDFVVEDDSDEPMGAPDDLMQMPLQFTHHARKKLIEHFRDVVEWLVQNKINPGFAEKTAELYRIGWQKLDDEVRALASSKFTSSAWKPDFYKALRARPQYTSIEVGASAHETVFGSNCEACGRSGHPATWTISFSGTPYVKRFGMDFLDPIEPPSDSDSSSQSQSESYDVDEDGNTIPPEEKTFYVGVVCNGNAEIAHTLIHWKHALQDWVESQLMAEGWMQPARLAEREKMKLKRKYKLVDEIVEGWVEGGKVRGLFGEFKNQLERARSQQTTGRGYRRG, from the exons ATGGCAAAGCCTTCTAAAAAGAAACAACAGACCCTGGAGGCCACCTTAG GTCGTCCAAGAGTCAAGCCTGCCGTGATAACCCCCAGAAAAGCGAATCCAACCAAGGGCTCGCCATCCAAGAATAGCGTGATCGCcatgccaccacctccttccgcTGCCGCAAGCAGCTCTTCTCCAGGTGGCAACTTTATGACTTCCTCCCAGGTCATACTCAGCAGCGCAAAGAAGACAAGGTCAAGACCGTCGCTCGCCTACCCCAAGGAGCTCGACCAGTCTTCGTCTGCGACCGAGGATGAGCCGCCTGTCAGCTCAACCAGGCAAACGTCCAaagggaaggagaaggccatcGTCATCTgtgaggacgatgacgatgacgaggatgaacGGCCCACCAAGCGGGGAAAATCTCGTGGCAAGCCAGCTTCCATCTCTTCGTCGTCAGCATCTCCAAGCCCGGTGAAGGAATCTACCCCGAAACAAAAGCAGCAAGCTCCAGCGGATTCGGACGAGGAGTCAGACGATTTGCCTATCGTGACGCCCGTTTCATCACGTGTCAACAGGAAGAGGCGGCTTGCGGTTGATAGCGATGATTCAGACGACATGCCTTTGGTCTCCTCGCCCGTGAAGAAGCGGAAATTGATCCGTAGAGGCTCTTCACCGGTAAAACAGCAACAGAGCGACtcagatgaagaagaggtcgTCGCACCTACCCCGAGACTGCGGTCTTCACAAACCCCACGAAAGCCTCTTTCGGCGAAGGAAAAGGCGCGAGAGATGCTTCGTCGGCGACGTGCCGGTGAGACGATcgttgaggaggacggggaggaggaagagcacgaagaggaagatgtaGAGCCACGCAAGGCGCTCTACGATACAGATTCCGACCACCTCGCGCTTTCAGAAttcgaggatgaagaagacgaacAAGAAAACGAAGTCGAGGCCCCCGAACCGTCAGAGCCTGACggcaaaaagaagaggaaaaaagacaagaaaaagaaaaagaagaagctcaaagCTCTCAAGGGCGACTCCGACGACGAGGGcaccgaagccgaagccgaagacCTCGATGACTTTGTGGTGGAAGACGATAGCGACGAACCCATGGGTGCCCCGGACGACCTGATGCAAATGCCCCTCCAATTCACCCACCACGCCCGCAAGAAGCTCATCGAGCACTTCCGGGACGTCGTCGAGTGGCTAGTCCAAAACAAGATCAACCCCGGATTCGCCGAAAAGACCGCCGAGCTCTACCGCATCGGCTGGCAGAAACTCGACGACGAGGTCAGAGCGCTCGCCAGCTCAAAATTCACCTCGTCAGCGTGGAAGCCTGACTTTTACAAAGCCTTGCGTGCCAGGCCGCAGTACACTTCCATCGAAGTCGGCGCTTCAGCTCACGAGACAGTCTTTGGATCCAACTGCGAAGCGTGCGGCCGGTCAGGTCACCCAGCAACGTGGACGATTTCCTTTTCTGGCACCCCCTATGTTAAACGTTTTGGGATGGACTTTCTCGACCCGATTGAGCCGCCGAGTGACAGCgattcctcctcccagtcccAATCCGAATCTTACGACGTGGACGAAGACGGGAACACCATCCCCCCCGAAGAGAAGACGTTTTACGTCGGGGTGGTGTGCAACGGCAACGCGGAGATTGCGCACACGTTGATACACTGGAAGCATGCGCTGCAGGATTGGGTGGAGAGCCAGCTGATGGCGGAGGGGTGGATGCAGCCTGCgaggttggcggagagggagaagatgaagCTGAAGAGGAAGTATAAGCTGGTGGATGAGattgtggaggggtgggtggagggggggaaggtgagggggttgtttggggagtTTAAGAACCAGTTGGAGCGAGCCAGGAGTCAGCAGACcacggggagggggtataGGAGGGGGTAA